One stretch of Chryseobacterium fluminis DNA includes these proteins:
- a CDS encoding glucose-1-phosphate adenylyltransferase, giving the protein MNHNVISIVLGGGRGTRLFPLTYTRSKPAVPIAGKYRLVDIPISNCLNSGLNKILVLTQFNSASLNSHIKNSYHFDIFSKGFVDILAAEQNVENENWYQGTADAVRQSMKHLEKYDYDYILILSGDQLYQMDFKEMLDFHIEKGGDVTIATIPVNAKDATGFGILSSDDEGNITSFVEKPGYDLLDGLKSEVSEDNKHKGKEYLASMGIYIFTKSILKEMFDEGAGDDFGKDIIPNSIGKYTTLSYQYEGYWTDIGTIESFFEANIDLCQDLPQFNLFSSSPIYTRARMLPPSKINGSYVSKAVFGDGCIIMADKIENSVIGNRTRVDKGSTIVNSYVMGADFYQNTAEIVVNDNEGRPNMGIGKYCYIEKAILDKNCHIGDNVRIIGGKHLGDGDYGTYSVQDGIVVVKKGAVLPAGTHIG; this is encoded by the coding sequence ATGAATCACAATGTTATATCCATTGTTTTGGGAGGAGGAAGAGGAACCAGACTTTTTCCATTAACGTATACAAGGTCCAAACCGGCTGTTCCTATCGCCGGAAAATACAGATTGGTAGATATTCCTATTTCAAATTGTTTAAACTCAGGTTTAAATAAAATTCTGGTGCTGACGCAGTTTAACTCGGCATCTTTAAATTCACACATTAAGAATTCCTATCACTTTGATATTTTCAGCAAAGGATTTGTGGATATTCTTGCTGCCGAACAGAATGTGGAAAATGAAAACTGGTACCAGGGAACAGCAGATGCCGTTCGCCAGTCGATGAAGCATCTTGAAAAATACGATTACGATTATATCCTGATTCTTTCCGGCGACCAGCTTTATCAGATGGATTTTAAGGAAATGCTGGACTTTCACATAGAGAAAGGGGGAGACGTAACGATTGCAACCATTCCGGTAAATGCTAAAGATGCTACAGGTTTTGGAATTTTAAGTTCCGACGACGAAGGAAATATCACTTCCTTTGTTGAAAAACCGGGATATGATCTTCTCGATGGCTTAAAGTCTGAAGTGTCAGAAGATAACAAGCATAAAGGAAAAGAATATCTAGCTTCGATGGGAATTTATATCTTTACGAAATCGATTCTGAAAGAGATGTTCGATGAAGGCGCGGGAGATGATTTCGGAAAAGACATCATTCCGAATTCCATCGGAAAATATACAACACTGAGCTACCAGTATGAAGGATATTGGACAGATATAGGAACCATTGAATCATTCTTTGAAGCGAATATCGATCTTTGCCAGGATCTGCCTCAGTTTAATTTATTTTCTTCTTCACCGATTTATACCAGAGCGAGGATGCTGCCACCGTCAAAAATTAACGGTTCATACGTGAGTAAAGCAGTTTTTGGTGACGGATGCATCATCATGGCAGATAAGATTGAAAATTCTGTAATCGGAAACAGAACAAGGGTAGATAAAGGAAGTACGATTGTCAATTCATATGTCATGGGAGCGGACTTTTATCAGAATACTGCTGAAATTGTAGTTAATGATAACGAAGGTCGTCCCAATATGGGAATTGGCAAATACTGTTATATTGAAAAGGCCATCTTAGATAAAAACTGCCATATCGGAGATAATGTAAGAATTATCGGGGGGAAACATCTTGGAGACGGAGATTACGGAACCTATTCGGTACAGGACGGTATCGTAGTAGTGAAAAAAGGAGCGGTGCTCCCGGCGGGTACACATATCGGATGA
- a CDS encoding glycogen synthase, whose product MIIYHLSTECYPIAKVGGLADVVGALPKYQNKIKGIDAKVVMPWYNKPFVHQHEFDIVFDGFIHQGPNMLQVQVLKEKSDALGFELYMVRIPGLLDRDNPYGYQDENFQFLAFQHGVLHWLSAMEILPDVLHCHDYHTGLVPFMIEYCGEFKFLKGVKTIGTIHNGEYQGMMSWDMANYMPHFDSYKWGLLDWDGLLNPLASMIRCATAFTTVSQGYLEELFVSFRGLEGLVRQEFGKAHGIINGIDAEVWNPETDPMLDFNFNIKNAVAQKKKNKEKLCKEYGLRPELPLFAFIGRFATEKGADFLPDVVWRSIKQTYGALNIMILGSGNTYIENKLKEFDYTYSNFALELGYKEHLSHQIYASADFLLMPSRVEPCGLNQMYSMKYGTVPIVRYTGGLRDTVKDISTGGAGINFTYPGVDDIIHAINRALSIYSEKDLMENLIHANMNFDFTWEKSAEKYIALYQK is encoded by the coding sequence ATGATCATTTATCATCTTAGTACGGAATGTTATCCGATAGCGAAAGTAGGAGGTTTGGCGGATGTGGTGGGTGCTTTGCCTAAATATCAGAACAAAATTAAAGGGATTGATGCTAAAGTCGTTATGCCATGGTACAACAAACCTTTTGTACATCAGCATGAGTTTGACATAGTTTTTGATGGGTTCATTCACCAGGGACCCAATATGCTTCAGGTGCAGGTCCTCAAAGAGAAAAGTGATGCATTGGGATTTGAGTTGTATATGGTGAGAATTCCAGGACTGCTGGATCGTGATAACCCATACGGATATCAGGATGAGAACTTCCAGTTTCTGGCTTTCCAGCACGGGGTTCTGCACTGGCTGAGCGCGATGGAGATTCTTCCGGATGTATTGCACTGTCATGATTATCATACGGGACTCGTTCCCTTCATGATTGAATACTGCGGTGAATTTAAGTTTCTGAAAGGGGTAAAAACCATTGGAACCATCCATAACGGTGAATACCAGGGAATGATGAGCTGGGACATGGCGAATTATATGCCGCATTTTGATTCCTATAAATGGGGACTGCTGGACTGGGACGGGCTATTAAATCCTCTGGCCAGTATGATCAGATGCGCTACCGCTTTTACTACTGTTTCTCAGGGCTATCTCGAAGAACTGTTTGTGAGTTTCAGAGGGCTGGAAGGCCTTGTCCGGCAAGAATTCGGAAAAGCCCATGGAATCATCAACGGGATAGATGCCGAAGTATGGAACCCTGAAACGGACCCTATGCTTGATTTTAATTTCAATATTAAAAATGCGGTTGCCCAGAAGAAGAAAAACAAAGAGAAACTTTGTAAAGAATATGGTTTAAGACCGGAGCTTCCCCTGTTTGCATTCATCGGAAGGTTTGCTACAGAGAAAGGAGCCGATTTTCTTCCTGACGTGGTCTGGAGAAGTATTAAGCAGACGTACGGCGCCTTAAATATTATGATTTTGGGATCCGGCAATACCTATATTGAGAATAAGCTGAAGGAATTTGATTATACCTATAGCAATTTTGCATTGGAGCTGGGATATAAAGAACATCTTTCGCATCAGATCTATGCATCGGCAGATTTTTTACTGATGCCTTCAAGGGTAGAGCCTTGTGGATTAAACCAGATGTATTCTATGAAATACGGCACAGTTCCTATTGTCAGATATACAGGCGGTTTAAGAGATACCGTAAAAGATATTTCTACAGGAGGAGCAGGGATTAATTTTACATATCCCGGAGTAGACGATATTATCCATGCCATTAACAGAGCGTTGAGTATATATAGCGAAAAAGACCTTATGGAAAATCTTATTCATGCTAACATGAATTTTGACTTTACATGGGAAAAATCAGCGGAAAAATACATAGCTTTATATCAAAAGTAA
- a CDS encoding alpha/beta hydrolase, with product MRFELYSDEPDDRAVYITGNFNGWNPKDDEYLLRQVNDNTFLIDIDEQMLPDIIEYKFTKGGWENVELDKYGNITPNRKISKWEGKSLNTVEKWRLNWGPFKEEYFPIAEIISEEFYIPQLERYRKIWALLPYDYYISDKRYPVLYLQDAQNLFNEGSGYGNWEIDKKLSVLAEYGRGDVIIIAVEHGSEERIKEYIFDNDHVANGSEGKKYIRFITDTLKPFVDEHYRTKKDRDNTGIGGSSLGALISIYSGFLYPEVYSKLLIFSPSLWVEPNNNFPMMNFRVPFTTKIYLYGGAQEGSKMVKRIRIFEEYLKKWEKKNLFDFEFKTSINPEGTHQEFYWSQEFPRAIEWLFYNNTENPVEVKPQQKSFKN from the coding sequence ATGCGATTTGAACTTTATAGTGATGAACCTGATGACAGAGCAGTCTATATTACAGGAAATTTCAACGGCTGGAATCCCAAAGATGACGAATACCTACTAAGACAGGTAAATGACAACACTTTTCTGATAGATATAGACGAGCAGATGCTTCCTGATATCATTGAATATAAATTCACCAAAGGAGGTTGGGAGAATGTGGAGCTTGACAAATATGGGAATATCACTCCGAACAGAAAGATCTCAAAATGGGAAGGAAAATCTCTGAATACAGTTGAAAAATGGAGGCTTAACTGGGGTCCTTTCAAAGAAGAATATTTCCCGATCGCAGAAATTATTTCAGAAGAATTTTACATTCCGCAACTTGAACGCTACAGGAAAATCTGGGCCCTTCTTCCCTATGATTATTATATTTCCGATAAAAGATATCCGGTTTTATACCTTCAGGATGCACAGAATCTGTTCAATGAAGGAAGTGGATACGGAAACTGGGAAATTGATAAAAAACTTTCCGTTCTGGCAGAATACGGCCGTGGAGATGTTATCATCATTGCCGTGGAACATGGAAGCGAAGAAAGAATCAAAGAATATATTTTTGATAATGACCATGTAGCGAACGGATCAGAGGGAAAGAAATACATCCGCTTCATCACCGACACTTTAAAACCTTTCGTTGATGAACATTACCGCACAAAAAAGGACAGGGACAACACCGGGATCGGCGGAAGCTCGCTAGGCGCTTTAATCAGCATCTACAGTGGCTTTCTGTATCCTGAAGTTTATTCAAAGCTGCTTATTTTTTCTCCGTCCCTGTGGGTTGAGCCCAATAATAATTTTCCGATGATGAACTTCAGAGTACCGTTTACCACCAAGATCTACTTATATGGAGGCGCTCAGGAAGGATCAAAGATGGTGAAGAGAATACGGATTTTTGAGGAATATCTAAAAAAATGGGAGAAAAAAAATCTGTTTGATTTTGAGTTTAAAACAAGCATTAACCCTGAAGGTACTCATCAGGAATTTTATTGGTCACAGGAATTTCCAAGGGCGATCGAATGGCTTTTTTATAACAATACAGAAAATCCGGTAGAGGTAAAACCGCAACAAAAAAGTTTTAAAAATTAA
- a CDS encoding FEKKY domain-containing protein translates to MFSKFSLICFATMIISCGNAGNRYGDYYWIYSYGYPRSDFYDAAEGISEKWKIRYHSVSGCVIDQKLMDRVNAGNKKTYAAIEEKYGKDWRIQYDREIEEFMMKKVDVMDVLISNTLFRNELRKYGIPIDDVNKEVKEQEDDIYKVVVYNEKLTAENKVCFTVRVNTKDRTVNLIR, encoded by the coding sequence ATGTTCAGTAAATTCTCTTTAATATGTTTTGCAACCATGATCATTTCCTGTGGAAATGCTGGAAACCGGTACGGTGACTATTATTGGATTTACAGCTATGGCTATCCCAGATCAGATTTTTATGATGCTGCAGAAGGGATCTCAGAAAAATGGAAGATCAGGTATCATTCAGTTTCAGGATGTGTAATTGATCAGAAGCTTATGGACCGTGTGAATGCCGGGAATAAAAAAACATATGCCGCCATCGAAGAAAAATACGGAAAAGACTGGCGTATCCAGTATGATAGAGAAATAGAGGAATTCATGATGAAGAAGGTAGATGTTATGGATGTGCTTATTTCCAATACATTATTCAGAAATGAGCTCCGAAAATATGGTATACCGATTGATGATGTAAATAAAGAAGTGAAAGAACAGGAGGATGATATTTATAAAGTTGTGGTTTATAATGAAAAGCTCACTGCTGAAAATAAAGTATGCTTCACCGTGCGTGTAAACACTAAGGACAGAACAGTAAATTTAATAAGATAA
- the glgB gene encoding 1,4-alpha-glucan branching protein GlgB: MNSVKTFSLFTDLDVYLFKEGRHYKLYEKFGAHSLKKDEVQGVYFSVWAPNAKEVSVIGDFNNWNAKDHILFPRWDGSGIWEGFISGLKWGTLYKYAIKTSQGEILEKSDPYALSWEQNLQAASLVSTTWYEWSDKGWMENRWKKNSLKAPLSVYEMHLGSWMRDDKDPDRFLNYREIAQKLIPYITEMGFTHVEFMPLMEYPYDPSWGYQITGFFAANSRFGSPQDLMFLINELHTYNIGVILDWVPSHFPGDANGLHRFDGSYVYEYEDPRKGFHPDWKSYIFNYGRSEVKSFLISNAMFWLERYHADGLRVDAVTSMLHLDYSRNEGEWEPNIYGGNVNLEAKSFLQEFNTAVYKEFGDHIITIAEESSDFPMLTKPVHDGGVGFGMKWMMGWMHDTLDYFKQDPHNRKFFHHKLTFASMYMYNENYMMPLSHDEVVHGKASLIYKMKGDEWQKFANLRALYVYMFTLPGAKLLFMGDEFGQTGEWNFKQSLDWHLLKYPVHRGLQNLVKDLNHLYREQTAFYENQFNSNGFEWVQADDVENSVYIYLRKGKKENDVLMVILNLTPNALDYKIGVSENSSWEVIFNSDDEKYGGSGVVSNIFNERDAEYGGYPKSIGINLSPLAGIILRQKKDKKYKRNTLKISNNDHLSS, translated from the coding sequence ATGAATTCGGTTAAAACTTTTTCTCTTTTTACGGACCTTGACGTCTATCTTTTTAAAGAAGGAAGACATTATAAGCTCTATGAAAAATTTGGTGCACATTCTTTAAAAAAAGATGAGGTACAAGGGGTTTATTTTTCAGTATGGGCTCCAAATGCAAAAGAGGTTTCCGTAATCGGAGACTTTAATAACTGGAATGCTAAAGACCATATTCTGTTTCCAAGATGGGATGGATCAGGAATTTGGGAAGGCTTTATTTCAGGACTGAAATGGGGAACACTCTACAAATATGCAATTAAGACTTCTCAGGGAGAAATTTTAGAGAAAAGTGATCCTTATGCCTTAAGCTGGGAACAGAACCTTCAGGCTGCTTCTTTGGTTTCTACCACCTGGTATGAATGGAGTGATAAGGGATGGATGGAAAACCGATGGAAAAAAAACAGCCTGAAAGCTCCATTATCAGTGTACGAAATGCATCTGGGTTCCTGGATGAGAGATGATAAAGATCCGGACCGTTTCCTGAACTATCGTGAAATCGCGCAGAAACTCATTCCTTATATCACTGAAATGGGCTTTACGCATGTAGAATTTATGCCTCTGATGGAATATCCTTATGATCCGAGCTGGGGATACCAGATTACCGGCTTTTTTGCCGCCAATTCACGTTTTGGCTCACCACAGGATCTTATGTTTTTAATCAATGAACTTCACACTTATAATATTGGTGTAATTCTAGATTGGGTTCCATCGCATTTTCCCGGTGACGCCAATGGCCTGCACCGATTTGACGGATCTTATGTATATGAGTACGAAGATCCGCGAAAAGGCTTTCATCCGGACTGGAAGTCTTATATTTTCAATTACGGAAGAAGTGAGGTTAAATCATTTCTGATTTCCAACGCCATGTTCTGGTTGGAGCGATATCATGCAGACGGATTGCGTGTAGACGCAGTAACATCGATGCTTCATCTGGATTATTCCAGAAATGAAGGCGAATGGGAGCCTAATATTTATGGAGGAAATGTAAATCTTGAAGCAAAATCTTTTTTACAGGAGTTTAATACAGCTGTTTATAAAGAATTTGGTGATCATATCATCACTATTGCAGAAGAAAGCTCCGATTTTCCGATGCTTACAAAACCTGTTCATGACGGTGGAGTAGGCTTTGGAATGAAATGGATGATGGGCTGGATGCATGATACCCTGGATTACTTTAAACAAGATCCTCATAACCGGAAGTTTTTTCATCATAAGCTGACCTTTGCTTCGATGTATATGTATAACGAAAATTATATGATGCCTTTATCCCATGATGAAGTGGTGCATGGAAAAGCAAGCCTGATCTATAAAATGAAAGGGGACGAATGGCAGAAGTTTGCCAATCTTCGCGCTTTGTATGTGTATATGTTTACCCTTCCCGGAGCGAAATTACTCTTTATGGGCGATGAATTCGGCCAGACCGGAGAATGGAATTTTAAACAGAGTCTGGACTGGCATTTGTTGAAGTATCCGGTACATAGAGGTTTACAGAACTTGGTAAAAGATCTGAATCATTTGTACAGAGAACAGACCGCTTTTTATGAGAATCAGTTTAACAGCAATGGTTTCGAATGGGTACAGGCAGACGATGTTGAAAATTCGGTCTATATCTATCTCAGAAAAGGAAAGAAAGAAAATGATGTCCTGATGGTGATTTTAAATTTAACACCCAATGCACTGGATTATAAAATTGGCGTGAGTGAAAATTCATCATGGGAAGTTATTTTTAATTCTGATGACGAAAAGTACGGAGGAAGCGGCGTGGTATCAAATATATTTAATGAGCGGGATGCAGAATACGGAGGTTATCCAAAATCAATCGGCATCAATTTGTCACCGCTTGCCGGTATAATTCTTAGGCAGAAAAAAGATAAAAAATATAAACGAAATACATTAAAGATAAGTAATAATGATCATTTATCATCTTAG